The Candidatus Thermoplasmatota archaeon genome has a segment encoding these proteins:
- a CDS encoding DNA topoisomerase IV subunit A, whose protein sequence is MAERKKAAVKEMMKIAEEIYEDFNNSRIPELKVPSRTKSNIAFDGKYRVWKYGNNMSTRSVVSLSGAYMLLRTTYTIDFIKKMIEQNKSSTLRELYYISEGWGEGKFSSQGDSDRLAEDLEILTKKLREDMSLRPEEDGARVMGDLVIEEITRKGEKRIIHCQDDVGDSGYSIPYNVEKEKLKIKGTNAKIVMAVETGGMFDRLVENGFDENKNTILVHLKGQPARSTRRFIKRLNEEKKLPIIVFTDGDPWSYRIFASVAYGAIKTAHISEYLATPSAEFLGITPSDILNYELPTDDLTNEDVSALKAELSDPRFRDDFWESEIKLQLKMKKKSEQQALAKYGLDYVTDKYLPEKLAEMGYEV, encoded by the coding sequence ATGGCAGAACGCAAGAAGGCTGCTGTAAAAGAAATGATGAAAATAGCCGAGGAAATATATGAGGATTTTAACAACTCGAGGATACCAGAGCTTAAAGTTCCCTCAAGGACAAAATCCAATATCGCATTTGATGGAAAATACAGGGTATGGAAATATGGAAATAACATGTCCACCCGCTCTGTCGTATCTTTATCAGGGGCGTACATGCTTCTTAGAACCACTTATACCATAGATTTTATTAAAAAGATGATAGAACAAAATAAGTCATCAACTCTGAGAGAACTGTACTACATATCGGAAGGATGGGGCGAAGGAAAATTTTCTTCACAGGGCGATTCCGACCGACTTGCAGAAGACCTAGAAATACTTACAAAGAAACTGAGAGAGGACATGAGTCTTAGGCCGGAGGAGGACGGAGCAAGAGTGATGGGCGATCTGGTAATAGAAGAAATAACCAGAAAGGGAGAAAAAAGGATAATACATTGCCAGGATGATGTTGGTGACAGCGGCTACTCCATACCTTATAACGTGGAAAAAGAAAAATTAAAGATCAAAGGAACGAACGCCAAAATTGTAATGGCTGTGGAAACTGGCGGTATGTTTGACCGACTTGTAGAAAACGGGTTTGATGAGAACAAAAACACCATACTCGTCCATCTCAAGGGACAACCGGCACGCTCAACAAGAAGATTCATAAAAAGGCTCAATGAAGAAAAAAAGCTGCCCATTATCGTATTTACAGATGGTGATCCATGGTCATATCGCATATTTGCCTCGGTTGCATACGGGGCAATAAAAACCGCACACATTTCAGAATACCTTGCAACACCTTCTGCAGAATTTTTAGGGATAACACCATCAGACATTCTTAACTACGAACTGCCAACAGATGACCTTACGAATGAAGACGTATCCGCCCTGAAGGCGGAACTTTCCGATCCCCGTTTCCGCGATGATTTCTGGGAGAGCGAGATAAAACTGCAGCTTAAAATGAAAAAGAAGTCGGAACAGCAGGCTTTAGCGAAGTACGGCCTGGATTACGTAACAGATAAATATCTGCCGGAAAAGCTTGCAGAGATGGGATATGAGGTATAG
- a CDS encoding DNA topoisomerase VI subunit B — protein sequence MHSIAEGLAKKQRKISIAEFFERNKQILGFDTSTRALITSVKEAVDNSLDACEEAGILPDIFVEIREIENNEYLIIVEDNGPGIVKKQIPHVFARLLYGSRFHSLKQSRGQQGIGISAAVLYSQLTTGKPTVVISKIGDGFPAHRCSLLIDTKTNRPETVYNDMMHWEKSSGTRIEMAIQGTYVRNRKQSVYEYIRSTAIVNPHAKITFVEPNGNRTVFERVTDKLPPQPREIKPHPYGIELGTFIKMAKETKARKLTSFFSNEFSSVSLQKAKKIVGLAGLSPSLNPNNLSLEDARKVVNAFKKVKLMAPPTDCLSPIGEILIKRGLRKEMEAISPEFISTDKRNPDVHSGIPFLVETGIVYGGNLPSEERVEILRFANRVPLLYQEGDCVITKGIKNMEWRRYGLQQRGGKGIPFGPAIILVHVSSVNIPFTSESKEAIAHVEEIEKEIKLSLQQCARKMKSHLSKKEKKVKIKNKFTLISKILPEIAKKSSEMLGKPVPSIDDVIIKIMNIVWIDDEVQYMDGRIISTISITNYKNKMQSFELYAAIPDEGKIGEIKPEVSEVNKEYIMWKIDGIKPAERRELSFQILGMEKGDFDENSLYVKGINPVNVIGAEKWEGS from the coding sequence ATGCATTCTATAGCAGAGGGACTCGCCAAAAAGCAAAGGAAGATATCTATAGCAGAATTTTTTGAACGCAACAAACAGATACTGGGCTTTGATACGTCGACCAGGGCTTTGATAACTTCAGTAAAGGAAGCGGTTGATAACTCACTAGATGCTTGCGAGGAGGCGGGCATATTGCCCGATATCTTTGTTGAGATAAGAGAGATTGAAAATAACGAGTACCTTATAATCGTTGAGGATAACGGCCCGGGGATAGTAAAAAAGCAGATACCCCATGTTTTTGCCCGCCTTCTCTACGGCTCCCGCTTTCATTCACTCAAACAGTCGAGAGGACAGCAAGGCATAGGAATATCCGCTGCTGTCCTTTATTCGCAACTGACTACTGGCAAGCCAACTGTTGTAATATCAAAAATCGGGGACGGTTTTCCGGCGCATCGGTGCAGTCTTCTTATTGATACAAAAACGAACAGACCCGAAACGGTATACAATGATATGATGCACTGGGAAAAAAGCAGTGGGACAAGAATAGAAATGGCAATACAGGGAACGTATGTAAGGAACAGAAAGCAGTCTGTTTATGAATATATAAGGAGTACGGCCATAGTGAACCCCCATGCCAAAATAACGTTCGTTGAACCCAATGGCAATAGAACTGTTTTCGAAAGAGTGACAGATAAATTACCGCCGCAGCCAAGAGAAATAAAACCCCACCCGTATGGGATAGAGCTCGGGACATTCATAAAAATGGCCAAAGAGACAAAAGCAAGAAAACTCACCTCCTTCTTTTCAAATGAATTTTCCTCCGTCAGCCTTCAGAAAGCAAAAAAAATTGTCGGGTTAGCAGGCCTCAGCCCTTCTCTTAATCCCAATAACCTTTCCCTAGAAGATGCGAGAAAAGTAGTTAACGCTTTCAAAAAAGTAAAATTGATGGCACCCCCAACGGACTGCCTATCCCCGATTGGAGAGATTTTGATAAAGAGAGGATTGAGAAAAGAGATGGAAGCGATATCGCCCGAATTCATTTCAACGGATAAGAGAAATCCAGACGTGCATTCCGGCATTCCATTCCTGGTCGAGACGGGCATTGTCTATGGCGGCAACCTGCCATCGGAAGAGAGAGTGGAAATTCTGCGATTTGCAAACAGAGTTCCCTTACTGTACCAGGAGGGGGACTGCGTTATAACGAAAGGAATAAAAAATATGGAGTGGCGCAGGTACGGGCTTCAGCAGAGAGGGGGAAAAGGCATTCCATTCGGCCCAGCGATAATACTGGTTCACGTTTCATCAGTAAACATTCCTTTCACGTCGGAATCAAAGGAAGCAATTGCCCATGTCGAAGAAATAGAGAAAGAGATAAAACTATCGCTGCAACAATGTGCCAGAAAGATGAAAAGCCATCTCTCGAAGAAAGAGAAAAAGGTGAAAATAAAGAATAAATTTACGCTCATTTCCAAAATTTTGCCTGAAATTGCAAAGAAATCCTCAGAGATGCTTGGAAAACCAGTTCCTTCCATAGATGATGTCATAATAAAAATAATGAATATCGTCTGGATTGACGATGAAGTTCAGTACATGGATGGCAGAATAATCAGTACCATCTCGATTACAAATTACAAAAATAAAATGCAGAGTTTTGAGTTGTATGCCGCCATTCCCGATGAAGGAAAAATTGGGGAAATAAAACCCGAAGTAAGTGAAGTAAATAAGGAGTACATAATGTGGAAAATAGACGGGATAAAGCCTGCGGAGAGGAGAGAGTTATCTTTCCAGATATTGGGTATGGAAAAAGGAGATTTTGATGAAAATAGTTTGTATGTAAAGGGAATTAATCCCGTGAATGTAATAGGTGCCGAGAAATGGGAGGGAAGTTAA
- a CDS encoding transketolase — protein MHDKELIKDLQRKALRIRKYVIDSVYRAGSGHPGGSLSIADILSCLYFHEMRHDPKNPGWPDRDRLVLSKGHASPALYAALAMAGYFPVSELKNLRKTGHFLQGHPCMRKVPGVDMSTGSLGQGLSVGIGMALAGKLDKKDYRVFVIMGDGEIDEGQVWEAAASASHHSLDNIIVILDRNGLQIDGHTEEILNLEPIQWRWRSFGWDVIEIDGHDIDEILNALHEADKNDKPTLIIACTIKGKGVSFMEGTLSFHGKPPSDDQYVKAMSELGQVEEELNG, from the coding sequence ATGCATGATAAGGAATTGATAAAAGATTTGCAGAGAAAAGCTCTGCGCATAAGAAAATATGTTATTGATTCTGTTTATAGGGCTGGCTCAGGCCATCCGGGCGGGAGTTTATCAATAGCGGATATATTATCATGTCTCTATTTCCACGAGATGAGGCATGATCCAAAAAATCCCGGATGGCCTGATAGGGACAGGCTTGTTTTATCTAAAGGTCATGCCTCGCCAGCCCTATATGCTGCCCTTGCCATGGCAGGATACTTTCCTGTCAGCGAGTTAAAAAATTTGCGTAAGACCGGGCATTTTTTGCAGGGCCATCCTTGCATGAGAAAAGTTCCGGGAGTTGACATGTCCACAGGCTCATTAGGCCAGGGACTCAGCGTAGGAATAGGCATGGCGCTCGCGGGAAAACTGGATAAGAAAGATTATAGGGTTTTTGTGATAATGGGGGATGGGGAAATAGATGAAGGACAGGTATGGGAGGCTGCCGCATCTGCATCCCATCATTCTCTGGATAATATCATAGTTATTCTCGATAGAAACGGGTTACAAATAGATGGGCATACGGAGGAAATACTCAATCTGGAACCCATTCAGTGGAGGTGGAGATCTTTTGGATGGGACGTGATAGAAATAGATGGGCACGATATCGATGAAATTCTTAATGCACTTCACGAAGCAGATAAAAATGATAAACCAACACTTATAATCGCATGTACTATAAAGGGTAAGGGTGTTTCATTTATGGAAGGGACTTTATCCTTTCACGGGAAGCCGCCGTCTGATGATCAGTATGTAAAGGCTATGAGTGAACTTGGACAGGTAGAGGAGGAGTTAAATGGTTGA
- a CDS encoding transketolase family protein, translated as MVDAKITDKMRNLRDGYSSALIKLGYANENVVVLDADLALSTKTKRFGTIFPERFFDCGISEANMMGMAAGLATCGKISFASSFAVFATGRCYDQIRQSIAYPELNVKIVATHAGISVGGDGASHQMLEDIALMRALPNMRVIAPADAVEVEDVIPAIAAEPGPFYVRMGRADTPIIFRRHMKFRVGKAKLLRGGNDITIISTGTMTAEALKAYELLRKDGVEARVIHMPTVKPVDKREVMKAAKDTGCIITCEEHSVIGGLGGAVARAMGDNPVPMKRIGIHDVFGESGDAWELMEKYGLTAENIAKTAKKLIKERK; from the coding sequence ATGGTTGATGCTAAAATTACGGATAAGATGAGAAATTTAAGGGATGGCTACAGCTCTGCATTGATAAAACTTGGATACGCTAATGAAAATGTTGTTGTTCTGGATGCAGACCTTGCTCTCTCAACAAAGACAAAGCGTTTCGGTACAATTTTTCCGGAAAGATTCTTTGACTGTGGCATATCGGAAGCAAATATGATGGGTATGGCTGCTGGCCTTGCTACCTGCGGGAAAATATCATTTGCATCATCATTTGCGGTATTTGCAACGGGAAGGTGTTACGACCAGATAAGGCAGTCCATAGCATATCCGGAATTGAACGTAAAAATTGTTGCGACACATGCAGGCATATCTGTTGGCGGCGACGGAGCAAGCCATCAAATGCTGGAAGATATAGCATTGATGCGCGCCCTGCCAAACATGCGCGTGATTGCCCCAGCAGATGCAGTAGAGGTGGAAGATGTCATACCTGCCATTGCAGCTGAGCCAGGACCATTTTATGTAAGGATGGGGAGGGCAGACACTCCCATAATTTTCAGAAGGCATATGAAATTCAGGGTGGGGAAAGCAAAATTGTTGAGGGGAGGAAATGATATCACCATAATATCGACTGGAACGATGACAGCCGAGGCTTTGAAAGCGTATGAATTGCTGAGGAAAGACGGTGTTGAGGCGAGAGTAATTCATATGCCCACTGTAAAACCCGTAGATAAAAGGGAGGTAATGAAGGCAGCTAAGGATACTGGTTGCATAATTACATGCGAGGAACATTCGGTAATTGGGGGGCTGGGGGGAGCTGTTGCAAGGGCTATGGGAGATAACCCCGTTCCAATGAAAAGAATAGGCATTCATGATGTATTCGGTGAATCGGGAGATGCATGGGAACTCATGGAAAAGTATGGCTTAACGGCAGAAAATATAGCAAAAACAGCAAAGAAGTTGATAAAGGAGAGAAAATGA
- a CDS encoding transaldolase family protein → MKIFIDTADLNEIKEAYSWGIVDGVTTNPSLIKKAVGKLKGKGKAVTMEEYIKEICLAVDGPVSLEVKGTEAKGIIKEAELLYEKFNPVNNNVVIKVPVNTAMDRQDENFEGVKAIKWLESRRIPTNATLVMTAEQALMAAKAGASYASPFLGRVDDYIRKNMGIEFEKGDYHNAAIIKKIEERRIGEKMKSGTSQLYRKLSSLECNDRGMYSGVELVESITKIYRAYGFKTKIIAASIRNARQAREGAELGVDIATIPFNVIKDMMTHYKTTEGMKKFTDDVVPEYRALFE, encoded by the coding sequence ATGAAAATATTTATCGATACAGCAGACCTGAACGAGATAAAAGAGGCGTATTCATGGGGAATCGTTGATGGTGTAACGACCAATCCTTCCCTTATAAAAAAGGCGGTTGGTAAACTGAAGGGCAAAGGAAAGGCTGTTACGATGGAGGAATACATCAAAGAAATATGCCTTGCCGTCGACGGGCCTGTAAGCCTGGAAGTTAAGGGAACAGAGGCTAAAGGAATTATAAAAGAGGCTGAATTATTATATGAAAAATTTAACCCGGTAAATAACAACGTTGTCATCAAAGTGCCGGTCAATACCGCCATGGATAGGCAAGACGAAAACTTTGAGGGGGTAAAGGCGATAAAATGGCTTGAGAGCAGGAGAATTCCAACGAATGCAACCCTTGTAATGACGGCTGAACAGGCATTGATGGCAGCTAAAGCCGGAGCAAGTTATGCAAGCCCTTTTTTGGGAAGAGTAGACGATTATATAAGAAAAAATATGGGTATTGAATTTGAAAAAGGGGATTATCATAACGCCGCCATCATAAAAAAAATCGAGGAAAGAAGAATAGGCGAAAAGATGAAAAGCGGTACATCACAACTGTATCGAAAATTAAGCAGCCTTGAATGTAATGACAGGGGCATGTACAGCGGCGTAGAACTCGTGGAAAGCATCACAAAGATATACAGGGCATATGGATTCAAGACAAAAATCATCGCAGCGAGCATAAGAAATGCCCGCCAGGCGAGGGAGGGGGCGGAACTGGGCGTAGATATTGCCACGATTCCTTTCAACGTTATAAAGGATATGATGACGCATTACAAAACAACGGAAGGAATGAAAAAATTTACAGATGATGTTGTTCCAGAATACAGGGCATTGTTTGAATAG
- a CDS encoding ribbon-helix-helix domain-containing protein, translated as MSNMTKHTSVSLPKGMHDAIKRIIEENPELGYTSVAEYCKDILRDEIVKIRKGADSTE; from the coding sequence ATGTCTAACATGACAAAACATACCTCTGTGTCACTACCCAAAGGGATGCATGATGCAATAAAAAGAATAATTGAAGAAAATCCTGAGCTGGGGTATACCAGCGTTGCTGAATATTGTAAGGATATCCTCAGGGATGAAATAGTAAAAATAAGAAAGGGCGCGGATTCAACAGAATAG
- a CDS encoding dihydroorotate dehydrogenase electron transfer subunit: MPLRICTIDEIVENTPIHKTFYFEDEECRKAKPGQFVMVWIPGVDEMPVSLSFIQEKQAVTVEVKGEGTKKMHETKVGDKIGIRGPYGNGFSTHGNKLLFVAGGTGIAPLLPLIKMVEGEKTVILGARTSSLLLFEKELKDMGVKLYISTDDGSKGHQGFATDIFENLIEEDFDTVYTCGPETMMKKVLGLCLKKNVPMQASLERYMKCGIGICDSCSIDGYHVCKDGPVFSGDILKKMGEFGKWKRKPSGRKESI; the protein is encoded by the coding sequence ATGCCTCTGCGTATATGTACCATTGACGAAATCGTTGAAAATACCCCAATTCACAAAACATTTTATTTTGAGGATGAGGAATGCAGGAAGGCAAAGCCTGGGCAGTTTGTAATGGTCTGGATTCCTGGGGTGGACGAAATGCCCGTGTCTCTTTCCTTTATACAAGAAAAACAGGCCGTCACCGTTGAAGTCAAAGGAGAGGGGACAAAAAAAATGCATGAAACGAAAGTGGGAGATAAAATAGGGATAAGAGGGCCGTATGGAAACGGCTTCTCCACCCATGGTAATAAACTTTTATTCGTTGCGGGAGGCACAGGCATTGCCCCTCTGCTTCCATTAATAAAAATGGTGGAGGGCGAGAAAACCGTGATTCTGGGTGCCCGCACCTCCTCGCTTTTACTTTTTGAGAAAGAACTGAAAGATATGGGCGTGAAATTGTACATATCCACGGATGACGGTTCCAAAGGGCATCAAGGTTTTGCCACGGATATATTTGAGAATTTAATTGAAGAGGATTTTGACACGGTTTATACATGTGGGCCAGAGACAATGATGAAAAAAGTGCTTGGTTTATGTCTCAAAAAAAATGTACCGATGCAGGCAAGCCTTGAACGGTATATGAAATGCGGAATTGGCATATGCGATTCCTGTTCCATTGACGGTTATCACGTCTGCAAGGATGGTCCTGTTTTTAGCGGGGATATCCTTAAAAAAATGGGTGAATTTGGGAAGT